From a single Vitis vinifera cultivar Pinot Noir 40024 chromosome 18, ASM3070453v1 genomic region:
- the LOC100265364 gene encoding UDP-glycosyltransferase 88F4-like: MEDAIVLYPAPGIGHVVSMIELGKLILRRYSHRFSITILLAPDPFDTPATTSYIDHISQTNPSIFFHRFPYLSVHTSSSTRSHLAVLFEFIRLSASNVLHSLQQLSRASTIRAFIIDYFCASALPMGRGLGIPTYYFLTSGAASIAAIIYFPTIHKQTESSNKSFKDMPTTFIHFPGLPPLQATRMLQPLLNRDDPAYDDMLYFSELFPKSDGLMINTFDDLEPIALKTIREGTCVPNGPTPSVYCIGPLIADTGEDESNSSGNKTRHGCLSWLDTQPSQSVVFLCLGSKGTFSPAQMKEIANGLERSDKRFLWVVKNPPSTDKSKRIAVTADVDLNVLMPEGFLERTKDRGMVVKSWAPQVAVLNHPLVGGFVTHCGWNSVLEAVVAGVPMVAWPLYAEQHLNKAALVEVMKMAIGVEQMDEDMFVSGAEVERRVRELMEYEEGRELRERSRKMREMALAAWKEGGSSTTALAKLADVWSQD; encoded by the coding sequence ATGGAGGATGCAATAGTCCTGTATCCAGCTCCAGGCATCGGTCATGTGGTGTCCATGATAGAGCTAGGCAAGCTCATCCTTCGTCgttactcccacagattctCCATCACCATTCTCCTCGCCCCCGACCCTTTTGACACTCCGGCAACCACCTCTTACATTGACCACATCTCCCAAACCAATCCTTCCATCTTTTTCCACCGCTTTCCCTATCTCTCGGTTCACACCTCTTCTTCCACTCGCAGTCACCTCGCTGTCTTGTTTGAGTTCATCCGTCTCAGTGCCTCTAATGTCCTCCATTCCCTCCAGCAACTCTCCAGAGCTTCCACCATTCGGGCATTCATCATCGACTACTTTTGCGCTTCAGCTCTTCCTATGGGTCGTGGCCTTGGAATTCCCACTTACTACTTCCTCACCTCCGGTGCTGCTTCTATTGCTGCCATCATCTACTTTCCGACAATTCACAAACAGACTGAGAGCAGCAATAAGAGCTTCAAGGACATGCCCACTACCTTTATACACTTTCCTGGGTTGCCTCCGCTACAAGCCACTCGAATGCTTCAACCATTGCTCAACCGAGACGACCCCGCCTATGATGATATGCTATACTTCTCAGAGCTTTTTCCCAAATCCGATGGACTTATGATAAATACATTCGATGACCTTGAGCCGATAGCCCTTAAGACAATCAGAGAGGGGACATGTGTTCCCAATGGGCCAACTCCGTCAGTTTACTGCATCGGCCCTTTGATTGCCGATACTGGTGAAGATGAAAGCAATAGTTCTGGTAATAAAACTCGTCATGGTTGCTTGTCCTGGCTTGACACACAGCCAAGTCAGAGTGTTGTCTTCTTGTGTCTCGGGAGCAAGGGAACGTTCTCTCCCGCTCAGATGAAGGAGATAGCTAATGGACTGGAAAGAAGTGACAAGAGATTCTTGTGGGTGGTGAAGAACCCACCATCCACCGACAAAAGCAAGCGGATTGCAGTGACAGCCGATGTTGATTTGAATGTTCTAATGCCAGAGGGGTTCCTGGAAAGAACCAAGGATAGGGGAATGGTGGTGAAGTCATGGGCGCCGCAGGTGGCGGTGCTGAATCACCCATTGGTGGGAGGATTTGTAACCCATTGCGGGTGGAACTCAGTGTTGGAGGCAGTGGTTGCAGGGGTGCCAATGGTGGCCTGGCCTCTATATGCTGAGCAGCATCTGAATAAGGCAGCTCTGGTGGAGGTTATGAAGATGGCTATTGGAGTGGAGCAGATGGATGAGGATATGTTTGTGAGTGGAGCTGAGGTGGAGAGGAGAGTGAGAGAGTTGATGGAGTACGAAGAGGGGAGGGAGCTGAGAGAAAGAAGCAGGAAGATGAGAGAGATGGCTTTGGCAGCTTGGAAAGAGGGGGGTTCATCCACCACTGCCCTTGCCAAATTGGCTGATGTCTGGAGTCAAGATTGA
- the LOC100265418 gene encoding UDP-glycosyltransferase 88F4-like: protein MEDAIVLYPAPGIGHVVSMIELGKLILRRCSHRFSITILLAPGPFDTPATTSFIDHISQTNPSISFHRFPYLSVDTSSSTRSHFAVLFKFICLSASNVLHSLQQLSRASTIRAFIIDYFCASALPAGRGLGIPTYYFLTSGAASVAAVLYFPTIHKQTESSNKSFKDMPTTFIHFPGLPPLQATRMPQPLLNRDDPAYDDMLYFSELLPKSDGLVINTFDDLEPIALKTIREGTCIPNGPTPSVYYIGPLIADTGEDESNIAGNKARHGCLSWLDTQPSQSVVFLCFGSKGTFSPAQMKEIANGLERSGKRFLWVVKNPPSTDKSKPIAVTADVDLNVLMPKGFLERTKDRGMVVKSWAPQVAVLNHPSVGGFVTHCGWNSMLEAVVAGVPMVAWPLYAEQHLNKAALVEVMKMAIGVEQRDEDMFVSGAEVEGRVRELMECEEGRELRERSRKMREMALAAWKDGGSSTTALAKLADVWNQD from the exons ATGGAGGATGCAATAGTCCTGTATCCAGCTCCAGGCATCGGCCATGTGGTGTCCATGATAGAGCTAGGTAAGCTCATCCTTCGTCGTTGCTCCCATAGATTCTCCATCACCATTCTCCTCGCCCCCGGCCCTTTTGACACTCCGGCCACCACCTCTTTCATTGACCACATCTCCCAAACCAATCCTTCCATCTCTTTCCACCGCTTTCCCTATCTCTCGGTCGACACCTCTTCTTCCACTCGCAGTCACTTCGCTGTCTTGTTTAAGTTCATCTGTCTCAGTGCCTCTAATGTCCTCCATTCCCTCCAGCAACTCTCCAGAGCTTCCACCATTCGGGCATTCATCATCGACTACTTTTGCGCTTCAGCTCTTCCTGCGGGTCGTGGCCTTGGAATTCCCACTTACTACTTCCTCACCTCCGGTGCTGCTTCTGTTGCTGCCGTCCTCTACTTTCCGACAATTCACAAACAGACTGAGAGCAGCAATAAGAGCTTCAAGGACATGCCCACTACCTTTATACACTTTCCTGGGTTGCCTCCGCT acaAGCCACTCGAATGCCTCAACCATTGCTCAACCGAGACGACCCCGCCTATGATGATATGCTATACTTCTCAGAGCTTTTGCCCAAATCCGATGGACTTGTGATAAATACATTCGATGACCTTGAGCCGATAGCCCTTAAGACAATCAGAGAGGGGACATGTATTCCCAATGGGCCAACTCCGTCAGTTTACTACATCGGCCCTTTGATTGCTGATACTGGTGAAGATGAAAGCAATATTGCTGGTAATAAAGCTCGTCATGGTTGTTTGTCCTGGCTTGACACACAGCCAAGTCAGAGTGTTGTCTTCTTGTGCTTCGGGAGCAAGGGAACGTTCTCTCCCGCTCAGATGAAGGAGATAGCTAATGGACTGGAAAGAAGTGGCAAGAGATTCTTGTGGGTGGTGAAGAACCCACCATCCACCGACAAAAGCAAGCCGATTGCAGTGACGGCCGATGTTGATTTGAATGTTCTAATGCCAAAGGGGTTCCTGGAAAGAACCAAGGATAGGGGAATGGTGGTGAAGTCATGGGCGCCGCAGGTGGCGGTACTGAATCACCCATCGGTGGGAGGATTTGTAACCCATTGCGGGTGGAACTCAATGTTGGAGGCAGTGGTTGCAGGGGTGCCAATGGTGGCCTGGCCTCTATATGCTGAGCAGCATCTGAATAAGGCAGCTCTGGTGGAGGTTATGAAGATGGCTATTGGAGTGGAGCAGAGGGATGAGGATATGTTTGTGAGTGGAGCTGAGGTGGAGGGGAGAGTGAGGGAGTTGATGGAGTGTGAGGAGGGGAGGGAGCTGAGGGAAAGAAGCAGGAAGATGAGAGAGATGGCTTTGGCAGCTTGGAAAGATGGGGGCTCATCCACCACTGCCCTCGCCAAATTGGCTGATGTCTGGAATCAAGATTGA